The Mytilus trossulus isolate FHL-02 unplaced genomic scaffold, PNRI_Mtr1.1.1.hap1 h1tg000024l__unscaffolded, whole genome shotgun sequence genome contains the following window.
TACATTGCAATACGCAACATAAATTGGATATTTCTATTCAAGACATTAAACATAAATCAGTTCATTTATAATGATGAATAGCAAAAATGATTATTATTGGCATTAAATATATAGTTGTGCATAAAATTCACTGATCCATTGTTTGCTTTGTTTCTATTATCTTACCTTTTCAATGGGCAAGCTAAATGAGGAAAATGCAGCTTTTGTTGAGGATGCAGCTTGACAACTGTTACAATTCACTGGAACGAAGCAAATattattaacaatttattttgttcaagcAATATTGTAAAAATTTGTTTCACTGTTTTGAGGTTTATAAAAATGTCTTACTGCAATAGTTTTAAAACAGCAAATACAATGAATAACAGAGATggaccattttgtacatatatcatgaGGAAACTTtgtgcaaagcattattatttatagttaaatTGCATTTATTAGAAAAAGGGAATTTGGtggaaaaaaacaaagatttttttagaaaatccacagacttttaaaaaacagagatttttttttgattttttgttctaAGGACATCattgctagcactgcatgcaataatcatCTATCTACCAAGCATTGAaatgccaaatatgagagtacaaggggAAAAGCTGTggatttcctttaaaatttcaatatgttaagcattgaatcaacacaagggtacataatccttaacATAGATAAGTATTTCATTGTGTATTTTGTCAATTATCATACAGCTTGAATACTTTGTGATTGATGCTTTACAAACCTATTCAGAAccctatattttaaaagagagGAAAACAAATTCCTTACTTAAAAAAAGTTAGTGTGGTAGTTATTGAAAGTGTTTTATTCTATCTGGCGTGTGAGGGGGTCTCATTgaggggttctgatcccggatcccgcttactgttaagtcagattcccgtatcccgcttacactatgtacgtaagcaatcaTCATTTCCctttttcacgacacaataatttgactttcacgtgttatgcttacaaaaaatcagcaatcccGCGTcatgcttagaccccaatgagacccacatgTAACAATTTGTGTGTGAAAATTAATATGCaaattgtgtcattttgttccaGGAAAAATTTCAACTCTGACCTCCTTTCACTGTAAATTTTAATCCTCAGAAAATAATGAATATACTAgtatttcaatgaaataattcaataaaaactTTTCACAAACCCACCAATTACTGTTATAATAAATTGACATGATTCGTATTTTAAAATACTCATCTTCTCCGGGCCTAAAATGGTCCTAAGAACACATCctgatttcattttttagaaaaatgcatTATTACACATTCAATTTGATTACAGCCCTATCTGGAAATGCATTGACTTAAGcatgaaattgaaataagaaactggtatatcaattaaagtttttttcatgaaatttttgtGCAATCAAAAGCAATGTCAATAATTAATGTCTTACACAAGCTCTTCTCCTGCCcataaaacaatcttttttcTTCACTATATAAAGTATTGTCTGACCTGTAAAGAATAAATCgttgtttatttattagaaatttaaatatttctgcTCAAATCAACCATAATTGTTTAACCAGCAGTCCTGTTGATGAAGAGataagaaatatttgtaaaaaatgttcttttattCTATTTGTACATATCATCATTAAAATTCTCTTTAATTTGAACTCTCCTAGAAGATATTCTGTAGTCTCCTTTCAGAACTGCAGTTTCAGAAGAacagcatttttttcatttctactACTTATTGGTTCACACACTTCTGTTttcagtatatttttgtttaacttgTCACATTTATATATTGTCACTATTCATGGAACTTACTAATCTTATCAgctaatttttcatatcacattTATAAATCCCACTCTTTGGAGGGTGAAAAGGGAGATATTGCTTTCTGTGcgaaatatataacaacaataaggtaataaatatttaagtttaCCCAAAGCATTTCTCCTTGATCTCTTGCATCATTATATGCAGCAACTCATGTGAATCTTGTTGCTGACCTTCTTTATAAGAACTCCAAATGCctgtttcaaaatttgtaaaattcattGAATACCTAATGAAAAGGTTCATTCtaagatatacaaatacaaatctTTTATTAGCATGAACACAACTACAATAATAGATAAAGCCCATATGTCAGTACTTTTTTGCAATGTATAAagaataataattacattagatgtatgtttcattataatacgttattctgattggctaattgcacatcacatgttattccgtaagcagttgcatgagacaataacatttcattcatgatgacacgaggtcccacaataaagtgcacaggtgaatttaaaaatttaacttcatgaaaatcgtgtttttataatcctagctaaaaaatgtaattataagtattgaatgcttctttttgtaactttatagggttgtaaaagtgttgaccgtgcgtacatttttagaatacaaaatgtacttcggtcaacgcttttacaccccaataaatttacaaaaagaagcattcaattcttaaatgaaataatatatgaCATCtgaattctgattttttatgtaagCTGAGTGTTACTGTGTGTAAtttgctgtgtgtttgtttattctgcattggctagaggtactGGATAGAAATATCtgtaatataaacatttataatattgcTGAAAATACAACATGCTTCAATCTTgctatacattgtatttttagaaataacagTATAAAGCTTATTCTGTAGTAAGAATACTTTTCACACTACATTAAGTACAAAGTGATGATCATCTTCTTCCTCACCCAATTTACATAGATAATAACATTGCAAAATTGTTTATTGGTGGGTAAACTTAAATGTCGCCTTTTTCATTTGACAAGACTGTCCCAGAGACGGCAGAGGAAAAATATCGGACATTTGGCGCCAAAGTAGAACCCCTTTTAGCGCCTGATTTTTTACCCATTTCAGcgaaatttaaaaatgtcaatgcccattttttgtgaaatattttataaatattcctATTTTATGCAGTTAAGGGTATTCTTATCACATACTTGTCATTTTCCGGCATACAGGCTCTGCAGTTATGGAACCTTCTGTCATGAGTTTTTTTAAGCTGCATGTGAAACAGCTGTCTTCATCTACAAAAAAGtagaaacaaaattttaaaaaaaacttaagacatcataccacatcttacaACTATTAAAAGGAATTTCTTCTGGtttcattgttaaaaatatgGATAAAATAAAATCCCGTAAAACTGAATCCATTTATGTCCTTGCAAgaaccttaagaaatctgaGATGAGGAAATGTTGAACTTCATAATTGATCTTTACATTATGCGGCTCAGTAACAAGTAATGggaatttttaattgtttttcacaTTGGAAATTGACAACTTGGAGGCTATAAAGGAGACCACCTTATCATTGCTCATACAAGGGGCATTACCACTTCATGCTCATTTTTACCATTTGAGACATATTatttaagttatatatatatatataacatactaaAAATGAATacccaaattacaaaaaagctataaaatatacaattattaagACATACACTCAATAATATGTAACAACATTTCATTACATTTTTGTCTATATGTGATGATCTAGTTAACCATTTAGATGATGCCCTCAATGACCCTACTTACCTAATATGCAATATACACAGTCACCACAAGGATAGTTTAAACCACGAATCATGtttctagaaatgtataggagatAAGACAAATACCTGTACAAGCTGTGTGATACTGAAGAATTCTATGAAGATCAGCAATTCTCATGCACTGCAGAAGTGCATTTGCAAAACACAAGTTTTTTCCCTTAGGATTTATCAAACCTCCTCCAGGATAGCATtctgtacaaaaattaaaagaacagATATATAGGTGCAAATGATATGAATAATACAATCAGAATTATTTCTGTTTTAGATCCTAGCTAGACAGATTATTCATACCTGTATCCTGTATCTGCTAAAATACTATAACTATTCATGTAAAACTTTGTATCTAAGAGTCATGGTGAGAAGCAATGTTAGGTACTCTAAACTCCAATATAGTTATCACTAAACTCAATTGAGTACTGGAgcttacattttttatatattaaggtAATA
Protein-coding sequences here:
- the LOC134698892 gene encoding ubiquitin carboxyl-terminal hydrolase 17-like protein D, with the translated sequence MTERIGAAVLRDVCAHEEETEALLISLKAIAPSNQLETVQYRLVYMILENLGLSVQEVIGITPAKDPRLKQAKIDKCIQEHLKGSKSTVSFTKEAIELKKKAQLNADCSECYPGGGLINPKGKNLCFANALLQCMRIADLHRILQYHTACTDEDSCFTCSLKKLMTEGSITAEPVCRKMTSIWSSYKEGQQQDSHELLHIMMQEIKEKCFGSDNTLYSEEKRLFYGQEKSLLNCNSCQAASSTKAAFSSFSLPIEKHQNIAEAIGGNFKSEEVERKCDL